One part of the Granulicella arctica genome encodes these proteins:
- a CDS encoding siphovirus Gp157 family protein, whose product MIQRFQQFCGAQIEKVDRIGHFLSVMEARAAYYRGQANRLTDRARSAESKVDRTKNMVLYYLKARNLRKIEGQEFTLRLQKNSQDFLVVLDEPQIPLIFRDIETKIPGHLWEALLSYLSDEARRELNACVRQMKPSADAIKRAAADQEEVPGAAIQRGVHLRVA is encoded by the coding sequence CTGATACAGAGGTTCCAGCAGTTCTGCGGGGCGCAGATAGAGAAGGTCGACCGAATCGGCCACTTTCTGAGTGTGATGGAGGCCAGAGCTGCCTACTACCGAGGGCAGGCGAACCGGCTCACCGACCGCGCCCGCTCTGCGGAGAGCAAGGTAGATCGCACCAAGAACATGGTGCTCTATTACCTCAAGGCCCGGAACCTGCGAAAGATCGAAGGACAGGAATTCACGCTTCGGTTGCAGAAGAACAGTCAGGATTTCCTGGTCGTGCTCGATGAACCTCAGATCCCCCTAATCTTCCGCGATATTGAAACAAAAATCCCCGGCCACCTCTGGGAAGCTCTGCTTTCGTACCTCTCTGACGAGGCCCGTAGAGAACTCAATGCGTGCGTCCGGCAGATGAAGCCGAGCGCTGATGCGATCAAGAGGGCTGCGGCCGATCAGGAGGAGGTGCCCGGAGCTGCGATTCAACGCGGAGTCCACCTGCGCGTTGCCTAA